One stretch of Tenacibaculum sp. MAR_2010_89 DNA includes these proteins:
- a CDS encoding 2OG-Fe(II) oxygenase produces the protein MTHNNALAQARALTLPSREASLQRKSSVSYFWNSNRKLLENAWAEWEIENKENLLIPDEMLLDSNLRQVINEAWKNPEKENAVADLWKEIIPGVYSTQFFDVERLTEFRNYLEAIVSSKIPVRPPYGIQLNRYGIMLDPRSEGYLAAPNFQVFYNDIMNRYMRPIARLLLGTYGYDNQTFGFSIQYNPEKDKDLHAHTDASAATLNININLPDEKFKGSQVDFYDKTSRKTVQTVFEPGKAIIHSGNIAHATHPIISGQRSNLVVWLYGNRMQIPRGGVSSYGSVNNSVSTEIKKEKISSHQRWSLPDSPKDTFAPF, from the coding sequence ATGACACATAATAATGCACTCGCACAAGCTCGTGCGCTTACTTTACCTTCTCGTGAAGCTTCACTACAACGAAAGTCGTCTGTATCTTATTTTTGGAATAGTAATCGGAAGTTATTAGAAAATGCATGGGCAGAATGGGAAATCGAAAATAAAGAAAATTTACTAATTCCTGATGAAATGCTACTTGACTCAAACTTACGACAAGTTATTAATGAAGCATGGAAAAACCCAGAAAAAGAAAATGCTGTAGCTGATTTATGGAAAGAAATTATTCCTGGGGTTTATTCTACACAGTTTTTTGACGTTGAACGCTTAACAGAATTCCGAAATTATTTAGAAGCTATAGTATCTTCGAAAATTCCTGTTCGACCACCATATGGTATTCAATTAAATCGTTATGGTATTATGCTTGACCCACGCTCGGAGGGTTACTTAGCTGCACCTAATTTCCAAGTTTTTTATAATGATATAATGAACCGCTATATGCGTCCGATTGCTCGTTTACTACTTGGTACTTACGGTTATGATAACCAAACATTTGGTTTTTCAATTCAGTACAACCCTGAGAAAGATAAAGATTTGCATGCACACACTGACGCTTCAGCAGCTACTTTGAATATAAATATTAATTTACCTGATGAAAAATTTAAAGGCTCACAAGTTGATTTCTATGATAAGACTTCAAGAAAAACTGTACAAACTGTTTTTGAACCAGGTAAAGCAATAATTCATAGTGGTAACATCGCACACGCAACACATCCAATCATCAGTGGTCAGCGAAGTAATTTGGTCGTGTGGCTATATGGAAACCGTATGCAAATTCCCCGTGGAGGAGTAAGTAGCTACGGTAGTGTTAATAACTCAGTATCTACAGAAATTAAAAAAGAAAAAATTAGTTCTCACCAACGTTGGAGCTTACCAGACAGTCCTAAAGATACTTTTGCTCCATTTTAA
- a CDS encoding LytTR family DNA-binding domain-containing protein yields the protein MKLAQIKNYLKEPYPYYYEKSDRLLLLLLFIAILSFLFSYFFEPFVVNVNEHKISYFWILLIHAFTPFPIAYLYFILLNNSKKDTEIWTLGKEIFHLSMILLVIGITSFLIRDLIYTNPDNWSFKYFWEEIRNTFLIGILLLVVVLPINLERLINKHKASLKEITPINFDSTSHNLIISIKNSMSEDCFELKIKDFLFAKVESNYTEVYTFSTNKIHKTLIRVTLKDLEEQLKLVSHNIFKTHRSYLVNLNKINSISGNAQGYELVLKNSSLKVPVSRSNITKFNTAYSKV from the coding sequence ATGAAGTTAGCTCAAATTAAAAATTACCTCAAAGAACCTTACCCCTATTATTATGAAAAAAGTGATAGGTTACTTTTATTATTGTTATTTATTGCTATTTTAAGTTTTCTATTTTCATATTTTTTTGAACCTTTTGTTGTTAATGTCAATGAACATAAAATAAGTTATTTTTGGATATTGCTTATCCATGCATTTACGCCTTTTCCAATTGCTTACTTATATTTCATTCTATTAAATAACTCAAAAAAAGATACTGAAATATGGACATTAGGAAAAGAAATATTCCATCTTTCAATGATTCTATTGGTTATTGGTATTACTAGTTTTTTAATACGTGATTTAATTTATACCAATCCAGATAATTGGTCTTTTAAATATTTTTGGGAAGAAATTAGAAACACGTTTTTAATAGGTATTCTTTTATTAGTAGTTGTACTGCCAATTAATTTAGAGCGTTTAATAAATAAACATAAGGCAAGTTTAAAAGAAATAACACCTATTAATTTTGACTCTACCTCTCATAATTTAATAATTTCTATAAAAAACAGTATGTCTGAAGACTGTTTTGAACTTAAAATTAAAGATTTTCTCTTTGCAAAAGTAGAAAGTAACTATACAGAAGTTTATACATTTTCAACTAACAAAATTCATAAAACATTAATTCGTGTAACTCTAAAAGATCTTGAAGAACAATTAAAATTAGTTTCTCATAATATATTTAAAACGCATCGCTCTTATTTGGTTAATTTAAATAAAATTAATTCAATTTCAGGAAATGCTCAAGGTTATGAATTAGTTTTAAAAAACAGCTCTCTAAAAGTACCTGTATCACGTTCTAATATTACTAAATTTAATACCGCTTACTCTAAAGTTTAA
- a CDS encoding enoyl-CoA hydratase/isomerase family protein: MDYKNFQTFNTEQKGGILTVDINFGPVNVQGQEMLADLSSLCLRLERDRSVKVVVFQSSNPGYWVCHYDTNLLRDMSEEAVPRNEVKLLDLQSVLERLSNVPQATIAKIEGFARGGGHEMALALDMRFAARGKAKFMQMEVGMGILPCGGGASRMARQTGLGKALEIILGARDWDADEAEKFGTINKALDANEIGVYVDALAERISKFPAASIEACKRAVYASIDLPISEALKEEAYQLFQATSKTPAIKRFTIADENGAQFDHNNQKNWENMLIDLQEIQRE, translated from the coding sequence ATGGATTACAAAAATTTTCAAACATTTAATACAGAACAAAAAGGAGGAATATTAACTGTAGATATTAATTTTGGGCCTGTTAATGTGCAAGGTCAAGAAATGTTAGCAGACTTAAGCAGTTTATGTCTTCGATTAGAACGAGATAGAAGTGTTAAAGTAGTTGTATTTCAATCATCAAATCCTGGTTATTGGGTTTGTCATTATGATACCAACTTGTTAAGAGATATGTCAGAAGAAGCAGTGCCAAGAAATGAAGTTAAACTACTTGATTTACAATCTGTACTAGAACGATTAAGTAATGTACCACAAGCAACTATAGCAAAAATTGAAGGTTTTGCTCGTGGTGGTGGGCATGAAATGGCTTTAGCTTTAGATATGCGTTTTGCAGCTCGTGGTAAAGCAAAATTCATGCAAATGGAAGTAGGTATGGGTATTTTACCTTGTGGTGGTGGAGCATCACGTATGGCAAGACAAACTGGTTTAGGAAAAGCTCTCGAAATTATTTTAGGAGCAAGAGATTGGGATGCTGATGAGGCAGAAAAATTTGGTACTATTAACAAAGCATTAGATGCTAATGAAATTGGTGTATATGTAGATGCATTAGCAGAACGAATCTCTAAATTTCCAGCAGCATCTATCGAAGCTTGTAAACGTGCAGTTTATGCTTCTATCGATTTGCCAATTTCTGAAGCTTTAAAAGAAGAGGCCTATCAATTATTTCAAGCTACTAGTAAAACACCTGCAATCAAACGTTTTACAATCGCTGATGAAAATGGAGCACAATTTGATCACAATAATCAGAAAAACTGGGAAAACATGTTAATTGATTTACAAGAAATTCAAAGAGAATAA
- a CDS encoding DUF4437 domain-containing protein: MKKTVILFMLVFTLIMCKSREKKEEPISIIPTNKVLLSSEIEWEVLNPARGDQSPQAGTIWGDRKGEVSTGFLAKFVDGFSSPPHIHNVTYRAVVINGFIHNDDKNAKNMWMTSGSFWTQPEGESHITSAKGKENIALVEIDHGPYLVKPTSEAFDNGERPVNIDTSNLVWLNSDKTNWVASNSKAEISFLLGNKDNGLKSLFIKLPKRYNGTIETNGTVLHSVVIKGLINYKIPQSQEIKVLDAGSYFGSTDKSIHTVLNSTEREIIIYIRTNGDLKIN, encoded by the coding sequence ATGAAAAAAACAGTAATATTATTCATGTTGGTATTTACATTAATCATGTGTAAATCAAGAGAAAAGAAAGAAGAACCAATAAGTATTATACCTACAAATAAAGTCCTTTTATCATCTGAAATAGAATGGGAAGTACTAAATCCAGCAAGAGGAGACCAAAGTCCACAAGCTGGTACCATTTGGGGAGATAGAAAAGGAGAAGTATCAACTGGTTTTTTAGCGAAATTTGTTGACGGTTTTTCTTCGCCACCTCATATTCATAATGTCACTTATCGAGCAGTGGTTATCAATGGGTTCATACATAATGATGATAAAAATGCTAAAAATATGTGGATGACATCTGGTAGCTTTTGGACACAACCAGAAGGCGAATCACATATTACTTCAGCCAAAGGAAAAGAAAACATCGCATTAGTAGAAATTGACCATGGTCCATATCTTGTAAAACCAACGAGCGAAGCCTTTGATAATGGCGAAAGACCTGTAAATATAGATACTTCTAACTTAGTTTGGCTGAATAGCGATAAAACAAATTGGGTTGCTTCAAATAGTAAAGCAGAAATTAGTTTTCTTTTAGGGAATAAAGATAATGGTTTAAAGAGTCTTTTTATAAAGCTTCCAAAAAGATATAATGGAACAATAGAAACAAATGGAACGGTTTTACATTCAGTTGTAATTAAAGGCCTGATAAATTATAAGATACCTCAAAGTCAAGAAATAAAAGTTTTGGATGCAGGAAGTTATTTTGGTTCAACAGACAAATCGATACATACAGTTTTGAATAGTACAGAAAGAGAGATTATTATCTATATACGCACCAATGGGGATTTAAAAATTAATTAA
- a CDS encoding AraC family transcriptional regulator, producing MSRTIFENIVIQKFEQATSLAFCQYTPIRFFEILHIEKGSGTIIINNHRVKYNDNELFILIPNDQYNLEIETRTTVSAIKFLNNFFSTFSLNENEVQRKDWFRRIETILHNSDRTSHLNIQFKTDKSSLNLLFTVLCNEYNDEKLKNEVVLKTTLHTILHIISRNVNFISSKKSNSKIQDIINYINYNIHNPEKLTKKELANQFHFSENYISQYFKSKMNVGLKKYILNYKLKLAETRLKHTDLTITEIAQELGFTDSSHLDKTFITYKGITAKTYKKSLKIID from the coding sequence ATGTCAAGAACTATATTTGAAAATATCGTAATTCAAAAATTTGAACAGGCAACATCGTTGGCCTTTTGTCAATACACACCTATACGTTTTTTTGAAATTTTACATATAGAAAAGGGTTCAGGAACAATTATAATCAATAATCATAGAGTAAAGTATAACGACAATGAACTATTCATTTTAATTCCTAATGATCAATATAATTTAGAAATTGAAACACGAACTACAGTTTCTGCTATAAAATTTCTAAATAATTTTTTTAGTACTTTTAGTTTAAATGAAAATGAAGTACAACGAAAAGATTGGTTCAGAAGAATAGAAACAATCCTACATAATTCTGACAGAACATCACATTTAAATATACAATTTAAAACAGATAAAAGTAGTTTGAATTTGTTGTTTACTGTGTTGTGTAACGAATACAATGATGAAAAATTGAAGAATGAAGTTGTATTAAAAACTACTTTACATACGATTTTACATATTATTTCTAGAAATGTAAATTTTATTTCTTCAAAAAAATCTAATTCTAAAATTCAAGATATTATTAATTATATAAATTATAATATTCACAACCCAGAAAAACTTACAAAAAAGGAATTAGCAAATCAATTTCATTTTTCAGAAAATTATATTAGTCAATATTTTAAAAGTAAAATGAATGTTGGTCTAAAAAAATACATTCTTAATTACAAATTAAAACTAGCTGAAACACGTTTAAAACATACCGATTTAACAATTACCGAAATTGCCCAAGAATTAGGTTTTACTGATAGTAGTCATCTTGATAAAACATTTATAACTTATAAAGGAATCACTGCTAAAACTTATAAAAAAAGCTTGAAAATTATCGATTAA
- a CDS encoding ABC transporter ATP-binding protein — protein sequence MELIIDNLSKTYSNGIKALQNISLNIPKGMFGLLGPNGAGKSTLMRTIAALQEADTGTITLGNIDVLKQKNELRQVLGYLPQQFGLYPKISAEVLLNHFAVLKGITNKSERKELVKALLHKTNLYDVRKQNLKGYSGGMKQRFGIAQALLNNPKLLIVDEPTAGLDPLERNRFYNVLSELGEHTVVILSTHIVDDVKELCTNMAIINQGQVCLKGQPLEILESLKGKVYKKTIEKEELKIYKENYKVISEKLFLGKPTIHILSDKNPGGGFSLTNAELEDVYFSKIFSNTNSNSN from the coding sequence ATGGAACTTATTATTGATAATTTATCAAAAACCTATTCTAATGGAATTAAAGCATTACAAAACATTTCATTAAACATACCTAAAGGCATGTTTGGCTTGTTAGGACCAAATGGAGCTGGAAAATCTACTTTAATGAGAACTATTGCTGCATTACAAGAAGCAGATACTGGAACTATTACTCTTGGTAATATCGATGTATTAAAACAAAAAAATGAATTACGACAAGTGCTAGGTTATTTGCCACAACAATTTGGTTTATATCCTAAAATATCTGCAGAAGTATTGCTTAATCACTTTGCTGTATTAAAAGGAATTACAAATAAAAGTGAACGTAAAGAACTAGTAAAAGCACTTTTGCATAAAACCAATTTGTACGATGTAAGAAAACAAAACCTTAAAGGTTATTCTGGAGGTATGAAGCAACGTTTTGGTATTGCACAAGCATTACTTAATAACCCAAAGTTACTCATTGTAGATGAGCCTACAGCAGGATTGGATCCTTTAGAACGAAATCGATTTTACAATGTTTTGAGTGAGTTAGGTGAACATACCGTAGTTATTTTATCTACACATATAGTTGATGATGTTAAAGAGCTCTGTACAAATATGGCAATTATTAATCAAGGTCAAGTTTGTTTAAAGGGGCAGCCACTTGAAATATTAGAGAGTTTAAAGGGTAAAGTTTATAAGAAAACAATTGAAAAAGAAGAATTAAAAATTTACAAAGAAAATTATAAGGTAATTAGTGAAAAGCTGTTTTTAGGAAAACCAACTATTCATATATTAAGCGATAAGAACCCGGGAGGTGGATTTTCTCTAACCAATGCAGAACTAGAAGATGTATACTTTTCTAAAATATTTAGTAATACTAACTCTAATTCTAACTAA
- a CDS encoding SDR family NAD(P)-dependent oxidoreductase, with protein sequence MNKTILITGSTDGIGKLTAIQFAKDGHTIYIHGRNKEKLQRTTLEIKEVSGNKNIGGFTSDFSNLDDVKHMAKHINNEIPKLDILINNAGIFKTTATSNFKNFDIRLVVNYFAPYLLTNTILPIIKKSEAPRIINLSSAAQSHVTDEALAGMDIQNSSEAYSQSKLALTMWSFYFAKTNSKIMTIAVNPGSLLNTKMANEAYGQHWSSATKGSDIIYDLAVSEEYKNSTGKYFDNDKGNPKGFFAPAHPDAYDENLILALITKTEDIINN encoded by the coding sequence ATGAATAAAACCATTTTAATTACAGGGAGTACAGATGGAATAGGGAAACTTACTGCTATTCAATTTGCAAAAGATGGTCATACAATATATATTCATGGAAGGAATAAAGAAAAATTACAACGTACAACCCTAGAAATAAAAGAAGTTTCAGGAAATAAAAACATAGGTGGTTTTACTTCTGATTTTTCAAATTTAGATGATGTTAAACACATGGCGAAGCATATTAATAATGAAATTCCTAAATTAGATATCTTAATTAATAATGCGGGTATTTTTAAAACTACAGCAACTAGTAATTTCAAAAATTTTGATATTAGATTAGTTGTTAATTATTTTGCTCCTTATCTTTTAACCAATACTATTCTTCCAATTATAAAAAAATCTGAAGCGCCAAGAATTATTAATCTAAGTTCAGCAGCACAATCACATGTTACTGATGAAGCTTTAGCGGGTATGGACATTCAAAATAGTAGTGAGGCTTATTCTCAAAGTAAACTAGCATTAACTATGTGGAGTTTTTACTTTGCTAAAACAAATTCAAAAATAATGACAATCGCTGTTAATCCAGGTTCTTTATTAAATACTAAAATGGCAAATGAAGCTTATGGACAACATTGGTCCTCAGCAACAAAAGGATCAGATATAATTTATGATTTAGCAGTTTCTGAAGAATACAAAAATAGTACAGGTAAATATTTTGATAATGATAAAGGAAATCCAAAAGGTTTTTTTGCTCCTGCTCATCCAGATGCTTATGATGAAAATTTAATTTTAGCATTAATAACAAAAACTGAAGATATTATAAATAACTAA
- a CDS encoding DEAD/DEAH box helicase — protein MPFKKLDVNIKEKLSELDFDTPTPFQIKSIPVIKSGKNLFCVAPKNSGKTTALILTTMQKLKCKEVGTAPRAIVFVENNEKALELYNSFLKFTKITSLRVYVCDEREHIDLLKSEIFEGVDILITTPKTMNKLLLLEGVNTTQLKIVSFDDAEYLAKKSVISDVLSITQSIHKCQYVIYLEKMNTTIQNLDNYFMLYPANISVK, from the coding sequence ATGCCTTTTAAAAAACTTGATGTTAATATAAAAGAGAAGTTATCAGAATTAGATTTTGATACCCCTACTCCTTTTCAAATTAAAAGTATTCCAGTAATAAAAAGTGGTAAAAATTTATTTTGTGTTGCTCCTAAAAATAGTGGTAAAACAACAGCGTTGATTCTTACAACAATGCAAAAATTAAAATGTAAAGAAGTAGGTACTGCACCTAGAGCTATTGTTTTTGTAGAAAATAATGAAAAAGCATTAGAATTATACAATTCTTTTTTAAAGTTTACAAAAATTACTTCATTACGTGTTTATGTTTGTGATGAAAGAGAGCATATAGATTTACTTAAATCAGAAATATTTGAAGGAGTAGATATTTTAATTACTACTCCTAAAACTATGAACAAACTATTGTTATTAGAGGGAGTAAATACTACACAATTAAAAATAGTTAGTTTTGATGATGCTGAATATTTAGCTAAAAAGTCTGTAATTTCTGATGTATTATCTATTACTCAAAGTATTCATAAATGTCAATATGTTATATATTTAGAAAAAATGAATACGACTATACAAAATTTAGACAATTATTTTATGCTTTACCCTGCAAATATTTCTGTAAAGTAA
- a CDS encoding sensor histidine kinase: MKLKISDRKRKNLNRFYKITLVIVGFILVIFNDTFGKIEGFVEFIALYFIILFITIAHWIFKQIKSIIKLKNEKEKTELLHLKSQVNPHFFFNTLNNLYGLMKKGSKERDMVLKLSDMMRYSIYEGGKDWVTLKQEIDYLKNYIELQEIRYHKKSDIQFNSEIGNPQAKIMPLLFIILVENAFKHGLENLEKDAYIHIYLTENNNKVSFDIENNFELHQKPNHQGIGLKNLQRRLELIYPKKHTLVLSENTNIYKVTLSLNIK; the protein is encoded by the coding sequence ATGAAGTTGAAAATATCTGATAGAAAAAGGAAAAACCTAAACAGATTTTATAAAATTACACTTGTAATTGTAGGTTTTATCCTTGTAATTTTTAATGACACTTTTGGTAAAATTGAAGGATTTGTAGAGTTTATTGCTTTATACTTCATTATTTTATTTATCACAATTGCACATTGGATTTTTAAACAAATTAAATCCATTATTAAATTAAAGAATGAAAAAGAAAAAACAGAATTACTACATTTAAAAAGTCAGGTTAATCCACATTTTTTCTTTAATACCCTCAATAATTTATATGGATTAATGAAAAAAGGTTCTAAAGAAAGGGATATGGTACTCAAACTATCTGATATGATGCGATATAGTATTTATGAGGGAGGAAAAGATTGGGTAACCCTCAAACAAGAAATAGATTATTTAAAAAACTATATTGAACTTCAAGAAATTCGTTACCATAAAAAGTCTGATATTCAATTTAATTCTGAAATTGGAAATCCTCAAGCTAAAATTATGCCTTTGTTGTTTATTATTTTAGTAGAGAATGCTTTTAAGCATGGATTAGAAAATTTAGAAAAAGATGCTTATATCCATATTTATTTAACCGAAAATAATAATAAAGTAAGTTTTGACATTGAAAATAATTTTGAATTACATCAGAAACCTAATCATCAAGGAATTGGTCTAAAAAATTTACAAAGAAGATTAGAATTGATATATCCCAAAAAGCATACACTTGTTTTAAGTGAAAACACTAATATTTATAAAGTTACACTATCTTTAAATATAAAATAA
- a CDS encoding nuclear transport factor 2 family protein has translation MKNSQEVFEAHMMAVNMLYPSKVMEDYSHDAIFITPENTYKGKEEIFSFYKEFLPNFEGFQFNTIKQETNDNVVYFVWNGKNQHLDIQLATDTYIIEKGKIKQHTFAAINN, from the coding sequence ATGAAAAATTCACAAGAAGTTTTTGAAGCACATATGATGGCTGTAAATATGTTATATCCTTCAAAGGTAATGGAGGATTATTCGCATGATGCGATTTTTATTACGCCAGAAAATACCTATAAAGGAAAAGAAGAAATTTTCAGTTTTTATAAAGAATTCTTACCAAATTTTGAAGGTTTTCAATTTAATACTATCAAACAAGAAACCAATGATAATGTAGTTTATTTCGTTTGGAATGGAAAAAATCAACATTTAGATATACAACTAGCAACCGATACTTATATCATTGAAAAAGGTAAAATAAAACAACACACATTTGCAGCAATTAATAATTAA
- a CDS encoding DUF6642 family protein has protein sequence MLEKTPQLYQEQFTNTDYFIFCLEAVDDIEMETFTETQKKLEQLTMQYGVASIYKTCDTIEGLEVSLNTLVLDDHNFKDYEIIYLVISGEANSICLNDYYYSLQEIAEIFEGRLNGKILHFSNAKVLDLDEEEAQYFLDITGAKGISGYGNEFNGITSSDLDKVFFNLFKKDENMLAIVEELYQRHYKLCKLLDFRLYY, from the coding sequence TTGTTAGAGAAAACACCACAATTATACCAAGAACAATTTACTAATACAGATTATTTTATATTCTGTTTAGAAGCGGTTGATGATATAGAAATGGAGACGTTTACCGAAACACAAAAAAAGTTAGAACAATTAACCATGCAATATGGAGTAGCAAGTATTTATAAAACATGCGACACTATTGAAGGGCTAGAAGTTAGCTTAAACACATTGGTTTTGGATGATCATAATTTTAAAGACTATGAAATAATATACTTAGTTATATCAGGTGAAGCAAACAGTATTTGTTTAAATGACTACTACTATAGCTTACAGGAAATTGCAGAAATTTTTGAAGGTAGGTTAAATGGAAAGATTTTGCATTTTTCAAATGCCAAAGTATTAGATTTAGACGAAGAAGAAGCTCAGTATTTTTTAGATATCACTGGAGCTAAAGGAATTTCTGGCTACGGAAATGAATTTAATGGAATTACTAGCTCAGATCTTGATAAAGTATTCTTTAACTTGTTTAAAAAAGACGAGAATATGTTAGCTATTGTAGAAGAATTATATCAAAGACATTATAAACTTTGTAAGTTACTTGATTTTAGATTGTATTATTAA
- a CDS encoding LytR/AlgR family response regulator transcription factor — MEYLNTHQVDLIFLDINMPKLKGFDFLKTLTAPPKVIVTTAYSEFAIEGYELNVIDYLLKPFSFERFLKAVNKINDSNTISKNTSIEESTPETKRIFLRQNKSYIQIEIDTILFIEASGNYTKIVLINEIITIREKISDVLESLPSDNFLQVHKSFAIAIKYINKIDGNRIHIQEHTIPIGKLYKVNLIKILN; from the coding sequence TTGGAATATTTAAATACTCATCAAGTAGATTTAATTTTTTTAGATATAAATATGCCAAAGTTAAAAGGATTTGATTTTTTAAAAACGCTTACAGCACCACCTAAGGTTATAGTTACTACAGCTTATAGTGAGTTTGCGATAGAAGGCTATGAACTTAATGTTATAGATTATCTTTTAAAACCATTTAGTTTTGAACGTTTTTTAAAAGCTGTAAACAAAATAAATGACTCTAATACTATTTCAAAAAATACTAGTATTGAAGAAAGCACCCCAGAAACAAAACGTATTTTTTTGCGTCAGAATAAGTCGTATATACAAATAGAAATAGACACTATTTTATTTATAGAAGCTTCAGGAAATTATACTAAAATTGTTTTAATAAATGAAATCATTACCATAAGAGAAAAAATATCTGATGTATTGGAGTCATTACCTTCAGACAATTTTCTACAAGTGCACAAATCATTTGCAATAGCCATAAAATATATTAATAAAATTGATGGGAATAGAATACACATTCAAGAACATACAATTCCCATTGGGAAATTATACAAAGTCAATCTTATTAAAATTTTAAATTAG